The proteins below come from a single Telopea speciosissima isolate NSW1024214 ecotype Mountain lineage unplaced genomic scaffold, Tspe_v1 Tspe_v1.0395, whole genome shotgun sequence genomic window:
- the LOC122648050 gene encoding uncharacterized protein LOC122648050 → MAALHCDGSLTADRAAYGDLICNNMGVPILAYVGKGVEASVLSMELLAIHRGLTLCLEKDIHSVSIRTDSKLAVDILTGSITCPWSVYVLNCQICALLHHLSHKEVRHVWRELNQPADFVASINNGDGEAIIHPPKFPEDLMRLIHDD, encoded by the coding sequence ATGGCCGCACTCCATTGTGATGGATCTTTGACTGCGGATAGGGCTGCTTATGGGGATCTTATTTGTAATAATATGGGAGTCCCCATTCTGGCCTATGTAGGCAAGGGGGTGgaagcttcggttcttagcatggagttaTTAGCTATTCATAGAGGGCTGACCTTATGCTTGGAGAAGGATATTCATAGTGTTTCGATCAGGActgattcgaagttggcagtggatATTCTTACGGGATCGATCACATGCCCTTGGAGTGTGTATGTTTTAAATTGCCAGATTTGTGCTCTCTTGCACCATTTGTCTCACAAAGAAGttaggcatgtttggagggaattgaaccaACCGGCAGATTTTGTTGCATCCATTAATAATGGGGATGGAGAAGCTATTATTCATCCTCCGAAGTTTCCAGAAGACCTTATGAGATTGATTCATGATGAT